Proteins encoded in a region of the Drosophila busckii strain San Diego stock center, stock number 13000-0081.31 chromosome 2L, ASM1175060v1, whole genome shotgun sequence genome:
- the LOC108594539 gene encoding uncharacterized protein LOC108594539, with protein sequence MSYDTLTSNGMVPVARRTTRSMKPKRATTKRGSDAPVKPNPGLELKPAQQRVFLYIQLKSITLPTVSYPLELHLYHANNTLQTMSEHYTTQTIIKQEDFDAQRPTFAMGIIQDSLDELNAFSDNPLVISMYARIPRHRKGTLRKVHEVRTSASSAQLHKLSQTVTETDKSAGDWLDLTLEGEDAGEEAADYVPEHLEFISRGHCDLLQLFRHNRFIANIPIWLYPRYDKQLQTATCQKITTTSDWHMYSILPMLKNFSFCNLAFITLESIYNAPPELSSRAETLGMCICIRATKADLNHEFQVLPLCNFYGFSQQIISAQSTCIVWENIKRDFTSDANSGFCNNQIETTMRIKLPRLFRQLLKTEGVDLKLSDINPFEDEALINNSLHRFVLTKEMREILEAAIVHNEYELLLQLYSEVPANVLLEGPVNLSIFGYPDVNTVRFASQLSSVSRKTKRTFRISAMNLLDKPVFAIIKLCFFQPLTQRNDALDAYNESPLRTAKLQRCNVYAPPQDSDDGRDILKELYRNFDELMGNIIAYIISQDVSSVDERRGYFCCQLGNLRNMLMELCGSDFNMRMPTHTNIEFREMLTHMYAQLMQRIEQQLQACGWQSLANCVVQHESEELRTRRLLEEFRTLCLLGDCGMAKQLLEQLKVQCSNKLLLNFYLLLHDVEFANYARAAAYMQLKRETNWDGEYFVELLKLYVDYQLQLAAQQSAGAAFAELLEQLRVFTRTHSLDREAWILLYCYYKRHKYLPGMEYTRWKFEDLYDVPSKQLPPTPRPLYCAFMSNVIDLSSKDYRTVRFYEVFKMFARLGAYEFAEVVFNDIAEQLPIEESYLTVTTLKMLQGKIEEKYQILSPTTKDTEEGRIMRYRHAHINGNAEYSRQRYDEAFKHFSILLEISNDNDEDLLCMFYLSLLRLAQLSFNQGELALAKAAYEKCLIACDSQKSFVANYGLALTLYYLNELERAIEHFARCTEAEVFVPDVWGYLAIANLRLARNKTAANCWKMAKLHPELPLHNRIYAELEKIKYSDISLLVDDDGNPAEEWIEHQF encoded by the exons ATGTCATACGACACTTTAACAA GCAATGGAATGGTGCCGGTAGCTCGACGCACAACGCGTTCGATGAAGCCAAAGCGAGCGACGACCAAACGTGGCTCAGATGCGCCAGTGAAGCCCAATCCGGGGCTAGAACTGaagccagcgcagcagcgcgTATTTCTTTATATACAGCTAAAGAGCATAACACTGCCGACGGTGTCGTATCCGCTGGAGCTGCATCTGTATCATGCCAACAATACGCTGCAGACAATGTCGGAGCATTATACGACGCAAACAATTATAAAGCAGGAGGATTTTGATGCACAGCGGCCAACGTTTGCCATGGGCATAATACAAGACAGTTTGGATGAGCTGAATGCGTTTAGCGATAATCCGCTGGTTATATCGATGTACGCAAGGATTCCACGACATCGCAAGGGCACGTTGAGGAAAGTGCATGAGGTGCGCACTTCCGCGTCGAGTGCGCAGCTCCATAAATTGTCGCAAACTGTAACCGAGACAGATAAAAGCGCTGGCGATTGGCTGGATCTAACGCTGGAGGGCGAAGATGCTGGCGAGGAGGCTGCCGACTATGTGCCCGAGCATTTGGAGTTTATATCACGTGGTCACTGCGATCTGTTGCAGCTGTTCCGACACAATCGCTTCATAGCCAACATACCCATTTGGCTATATCCGCGCTAcgacaagcagctgcaaacggCCACGTGCCAGAAgattacaacaacaagcgactGGCACATGTACTCCATACTGCCCATGCTCAAGAACTTTAGCTTCTGCAATTTGGCGTTCATAACACTCGAGTCGATCTATAATGCGCCCCCAGAGCTGAGCAGTCGCGCCGAAACTTTGGGCATGTGCATTTGCATACGCGCAACCAAAGCGGATCTGAACCACGAGTTCCAAGTGCTGCCGCTCTGCAATTTCTATGGCTTCAGTCAGCAGATAATAAGCGCACAGAGCACTTGCATTGTCTGGGAGAATATAAAGCGCGATTTTACAAGCGATGCGAACAGCGGCTTTTGCAACAATCAAATTGAAACTACTATGCGCATTAAGCTGCCGCGTCTATTCCGGCAACTGCTCAAAACCGAAGGTGTGGACTTGAAGTTGAGCGACATAAATCCGTTTGAGGACGAAGCGTTAATTAATAATTCGCTGCATCGCTTTGTGCTCACCAAAGAGATGCGTGAGATACTCGAGGCGGCTATAGTGCATAATGAATatgaattgctgctgcagttgtacAGCGAAGTGCCCGCCAATGTGCTGCTGGAGGGGCCGGTGAATCTAAGCATATTTGGCTATCCAGATG TCAATACCGTGCGCTTTGCCAGCCAGTTAAGCTCGGTGAGCCGCAAAACGAAACGCACTTTTCGCATATCTGCAATGAATCTGCTGGACAAGCCCGTGTTTGCCATTATCAAGCTTTGCTTCTTTCAGCCGCTAACACAACGCAACGATGCACTCGATGCTTACAATGAAAGTCCTTTGAGGACTGccaagctgcagcgctgcaatGTCTACGCGCCACCTCAGGATAGCGATGATGGTCGTGATATACTCAAGGAGCTGTATCGCAACTTTGATGAGCTTATGGGCAATATCATAGCCTACATTATAAGCCAGGATGTGAGCAGCGTAGATGAGCGACGCGGCTACTTCTGCTGCCAACTGGGCAACCTACGCAATATGCTAATGGAGCTTTGCGGCTCGGACTTTAACATGCGCATGCCCACGCATACAAACATTGAGTTTCGT GAAATGCTTACGCACATGTACGCGCAGCTTATGCAAcgcattgagcagcagctgcaagcttGCGGCTGGCAAAGTCTCGCCAATTGCGTTGTGCAGCATGAGAGCGAAGAGCTGCGCACTCGACGCTTGCTCGAGGAATTTCGCACGCTTTGCCTGCTGGGCGACTGTGGCatggccaagcagctgctggagcagctcaaagtgcagtgcagcaacaagctgctgcttaacttttatctgctgctgcacgATGTGGAGTTTGCCAACTATGCAAGAGCCGCTGCCTACATGCAGCTGAAGCGTGAAACCAACTGGGATGGCGAATACTTTGT CGAGCTGCTCAAGCTCTATGTGGActatcagctgcagcttgcagcgCAGCAATCCGCTGGCGCAGCCTTTGCCGAGCTGCTGGAGCAACTGCGCGTGTTTACCCGAACGCACAGCTTGGATCGCGAGGCTTGGATTTTGCTCTACTGCTACTACAAgcggcataaatatttgcctgGCATGGAGTACACACGCTGGAAGTTTGAGGATCTGTACGATGTGCCGTCAAAGCAGCTGCCGCCTACGCCACGCCCACTCTACTGCGCATTCATGTCCAATGTGATTGATCTAAGCAGCAAGGACTATCGCACTGTGCGTTTCTATGAGgtgtttaaaatgtttgcacgCCTGGGCGCCTATGAATTTGCTGAGGTTGTCTTCAATGACATAGCCGAGCAGCTGCCCATAGAGGAAAGTTATTTGACAGTGACGACGCTTAAAATGCTGCAGGGTAAAATTGAggaaaaatatcaaatactCAGCCCTACGACAAAGGACACTGAGGAAGGCAGAATTATG CGTTATCGCCATGCTCATATCAATGGCAATGCAGAGTACTCACGTCAGCGCTACGATGAGGCCTTCAAACACTTCAGCATCCTCTTAGAAATCAGCAACGATAATGATGAAGATCTGCTGTGTATGTTTTATTTGAGCCTCTTGCGTCTGGCGCAGCTTAGCTTCAATCAAGGCGAACTTGCGCTGGCTAAAGCGGCGTATGAGAAATGTTTGATTGCCTGCGATTCGCAGAAGAGCTTTGTGGCCAACTATGGCCTAGCGCTAACGCTTTACTAC TTAAATGAGCTTGAGCGGGCCATTGAGCACTTTGCACGCTGCACTGAGGCTGAAGTGTTTGTGCCCGATGTGTGGGGCTATTTGGCCATAGCAAACTTGCGTTTGGCACGCAATAAGACAGCTGCGAATTGCTGGAAAATGGCTAAGCTA cATCCCGAATTGCCGCTGCACAATCGCATCTATGCTGAGCTggagaaaattaaatattctgaCATTTCACTGCTGGTGGATGACGATGGCAATCCCGCTGAAGAATGGATTGAACATCAGTTTTAA
- the LOC108603789 gene encoding 50 kDa gamma-zein, whose product MLNLSRKVNGQQVPAHALIVYGDGIVYGGSACPPNGVQVQPAAAATATRQQQQHRLQTQQRYRPRANARATAKRQQQIGQQPKPQQQQQQQHMRQHNSYGNWPFGGMSQAQANFNGNGHAAVMSPQTHPQVHNYGSMGFASNMGMWPGYVMVPAADPSRPFAFGLGATD is encoded by the coding sequence ATGCTAAATCTAAGCAGAAAAGTGAACGGCCAGCAAGTGCCAGCCCATGCGCTTATCGTCTACGGCGATGGCATTGTCTACGGCGGCAGCGCGTGTCCGCCCAATGGCGTGCAAGTGcaaccagcagctgcagcaacagctacgaggcagcagcagcagcatcgttTGCAAACACAGCAGCGATACAGGCCGCGGGCTAATGCCAGAGCGACGGccaagcgacagcagcaaattggGCAACAACccaagccacagcaacagcagcagcagcaacacatgcGGCAGCATAATTCCTACGGCAATTGGCCTTTCGGCGGCATGAGCCAAGCACAAGCGAACTTTAATGGCAACGGACATGCAGCAGTCATGAGTCCGCAGACACATCCGCAAGTGCATAATTACGGCTCAATGGGTTTTGCCAGCAACATGGGCATGTGGCCGGGCTATGTTATGGTGCCAGCGGCGGATCCAAGCAGAccatttgcctttggcttgggTGCCACTGACTAA
- the LOC108594252 gene encoding uncharacterized protein LOC108594252 yields MKTVSMPRPLLIALLLLSSCAACPPEVCVCKWKNGKQTVECGGQQLANLPDGMDPGTQVLNFSGNALQVLQSERFLRIDLLNLQKIYLSRNQLIRINEKAFRGLTNLVELDLSENALQQVPSETFQDYSSLMRLSLSGNPIRELKTSAFRHLSFLTTLELSNCQIERVENEAFVGMDNLEWLRLDGNRIAFIQGNHILPKSLHGISLHSNRWQCDCRLLDVHAWLAAYNIPLAEEPKCMEPARLKSQSIKTLQRAQLACLPEVSPQSSYTEVSEGRNMSITCIVRAIPAPKVLWLFNGQVMSNDSLVDNLHMFYYIDESGGSGSEEKRSEIFIYNVGAEDNGTFSCVGQNIAGTTFSNYTLRVIIKEPPVVNEVSFPRDYMNYIVASSAGGGIIFAVLLCTIVVKCKRSGAEPDKRKKCEQVTSIAASADATSGGGGAQDMKCSSILNDTDSLNADNLTPTKAAAAAGAGNGSSLNLGLGNSGGLILGGQMKQNLLLYATPTQQQHQQQQQQLQLNVSMMSAGPGSPPLLLSNGLSAAYCSPPASLRNYTEKNPDLVNDAESVKHKLKTAVSLDDSDCAQFEGCYQLATPSMLNLGTRFAAAGAMTTLPRGMQLKSVLSSPHQVDVHLNPVCFLGQDGFAYDYSSAHLVQQVAPTPQQQQQQQNFYRTLPHNRAHKQQQQQQLQQQQQFAAANGALRYSLEAEFVQRAPNVGYEKYQLPNVRFTAEGYPLQQQLQQQQQQQQQQFPSPPEGYKSSDLAQLPAFQQWPSCLPGYHAQPLRFSLPAGTPTTPAPPPAVAAAAAAAALEPSDSSIPELDESELSPSGSVSAVGGAASSDNSQQPPNGDADKLKQLNGPLADSPDEGYVGEAPETSDI; encoded by the coding sequence ATGAAGACTGTgagcatgccacgcccacttttaatagcactgctgctgctaagcagCTGCGCTGCGTGCCCGCCTGAGGTTTGTGTTTGCAAATGGAAAAATGGCAAGCAGACAGTTGAGTGTGGTGGACAGCAGCTGGCCAATCTGCCAGATGGCATGGACCCGGGCACGCAGGTGCTAAACTTTAGCGGCAATGCGCTGCAAGTGTTGCAAAGCGAGCGATTTCTGCGCAtcgatttgcttaatttgcaaaagatttatttatcaCGCAATCAGCTAATACGAATTAATGAGAAAGCATTTCGTGGATTAACAAATCTAGTGGAGCTAGATCTGAGTgaaaatgcgctgcagcaagTGCCGAGCGAAACATTTCAGGATTACAGTTCGCTTATGCGATTATCGCTCAGCGGCAATCCGATACGTGAGCTCAAAACTTCAGCATTTCGTCACTTGAGTTTTTTGACAACACTCGAGCTGTCGAACTGCCAAATCGAGCGTGTGGAGAACGAAGCGTTCGTGGGCATGGACAATTTGGAGTGGCTGCGCTTGGATGGCAATCGCATTGCCTTCATACAGGGCAATCATATATTGCCCAAATCGCTGCATGGCATTAGCTTGCATAGCAATCGCTGGCAATGCGATTGTCGCCTGCTCGATGTGCACGCTTGGCTGGCAGCCTATAATATACCACTGGCGGAGGAGCCCAAGTGCATGGAGCCGGCGCGTCTGAAGTCGCAGTCAATCAAAACGCTGCAGCGCGCACAGCTCGCGTGTTTGCCCGAGGTGAGCCCGCAGTCGAGCTACACTGAAGTGAGCGAAGGACGCAACATGTCCATCACCTGCATAGTGCGTGCCATACCAGCGCCGAAGGTGCTGTGGCTATTCAATGGCCAGGTGATGAGCAATGACAGTTTGGTGGATAATTTGCAcatgttttattatattgatgagagcggcggcagcggcagcgaagAGAAGCGCAgcgaaatttttatatacaatgtGGGTGCGGAGGATAACGGCACTTTTAGCTGTGTGGGTCAAAATATTGCGGGCACCACCTTTAGCAATTACACGCTGCGTGTTATAATCAAAGAGCCGCCCGTGGTGAACGAGGTGAGCTTTCCACGCGACTATATGAACTATATAGTggccagcagcgctggcggcggcattATCTTTGCTGTTCTACTTTGCACTATTGTTGTGAAGTGTAAACGCAGCGGCGCTGAGCCCGACAAGCGCAAGAAGTGTGAGCAGGTGACCAGCATTGCGGCAAGTGCGGATGCcacaagcggcggcggcggcgcacaGGATATGAAATGCAGCTCCATACTGAACGATACCGATAGCTTGAATGCGGATAATCTAACGCCcactaaagcagcagcagctgctggcgctggcaatgGCTCGAGCTTAAATTTGGGCCTGGGCAATAGCGGTGGACTTATACTAGGCGGACAAATGAAGCAGAATCTGCTGCtatatgccacgcccactcagcagcagcatcagcagcagcagcagcagctacaacttaATGTCAGCATGATGTCCGCTGGTCCTGGCTcaccgccgctgctgctaagcAATGGACTGAGCGCTGCTTATTGCTCGCCGCCTGCTTCGCTGCGCAATTACACTGAAAAAAATCCAGATCTGGTAAACGATGCTGAGAGCGTCAAGCACAAACTTAAAACTGCCGTCAGTTTGGACGACAGCGACTGCGCGCAATTCGAGGGCTGCTATCAGCTTGCCACGCCCTCAATGCTTAACCTAGGCACGCGCTTTGCCGCCGCTGGTGCAATGACTACGCTGCCGCGTGGCATGCAACTGAAGTCGGTGCTCAGCTCGCCGCATCAGGTCGATGTGCATTTGAATCCGGTTTGCTTTTTGGGTCAGGATGGATTTGCCTACGACTACAGCAGCGCGCATTTGGTGCAACAGGTGGCGCcaacgccgcagcagcagcagcagcagcaaaacttttatcGCACCTTGCCGCACAATCGCgcgcacaagcagcagcagcagcaacagttgcaacaacagcaacaatttgctgctgccaatggcGCTTTGCGTTACAGTTTGGAGGCTGAATTTGTGCAGCGTGCGCCCAACGTGGGCTACGAAAAGTATCAGCTGCCCAATGTGCGTTTCACAGCCGAGGGCTATccgctgcagcaacagttgcaacagcagcagcaacagcagcagcaacaatttccaTCACCACCCGAAGGCTACAAAAGCAGCGATCTGGCGCAGCTGCCAGCGTTTCAGCAATGGCCCAGCTGCCTGCCCGGCTATCATGCGCAGCCGCTGCGCTTTAGCCTGCCCGCCGGCACGCCCACTACGCCAGCGCCACCACCAGCagtagccgcagcagcagcagcagcagcgctagaGCCAAGCGACAGCTCCATACCCGAGCTGGACGAAAGCGAACTCTCGCCCAGCGGCAGCGTCTCAGCTGTGGGcggcgctgccagcagcgacaacagtcAACAGCCGCCCAACGGCGACGCGGACAAGCTGAAGCAACTCAATGGACCGCTGGCCGATAGTCCAGATGAGGGCTATGTGGGTGAAGCGCCCGAGACGAGCGACATTTGA
- the LOC108600941 gene encoding uncharacterized protein LOC108600941, which yields MLTDGFDIFDPFFVGPPNSGHRVEIKIPECPTYPPPVYATWPPPKEHTNKSVSQRSLASRKSVPGPVIYEDAKSQMGEVAISKAINEEMAAAKRIDAGGQSKVTLSKPSTHSIKTLMGVRPQRSASKSSVATHVSNISKRSVRSRISSAKSVASKSPSQQTMRSKAPSELQHSKKNFNLASGASDKASSMTLRSKAGAVSHQQAADKQSRVSIKSKASQYGSKLSMRPVGHNSSSIANNPEMPLQQRADAVRKELLLSIEKSKQLAIQAAELTARLKAGNEYKYNRYDSLIRMSTMNEPNAKFRDDRMALWYKDAVLS from the coding sequence atgtTAACTGACGGCTTCGACATCTTTGATCCTTTCTTTGTGGGTCCACCGAACAGTGGACATCGCGTGGAGATTAAAATTCCCGAATGCCCAACCTATCCGCCACCTGTTTATGCCACATGGCCGCCACCAAAGGAGCATACGAACAAGTCCGTATCACAGCGCTCGTTGGCGAGCCGAAAGTCTGTGCCTGGGCCTGTCATCTACGAGGATGCCAAGTCCCAAATGGGCGAGGTCGCCATTTCGAAAGCCATCAACGAGGAAATGGCCGCTGCTAAGCGCATCGATGCGGGCGGCCAGTCAAAGGTGACGCTGTCCAAGCCTTCGACACACTCAATCAAAACACTGATGGGCGTGCGGCCACAGCGCTCGGCATCGAAGTCTTCAGTGGCAACACATGTGAGCAACATTAGCAAGCGCAGTGTGCGCTCCAGGATAAGCAGCGCTAAAAGTGTTGCCAGCAAATCGCCCTCACAGCAGACAATGCGCTCCAAGGCTCCAAGTGAGCTGCAGCACTCAAAGaagaatttcaatttggcCAGCGGTGCAAGTGACAAGGCGTCCAGCATGACGCTGCGATCAAAGGCGGGCGCAGTGTCGCATCAACAAGCGGCGGACAAGCAATCCAGAGTGTCGATCAAGTCGAAGGCGTCTCAATACGGCTCAAAGCTGTCAATGCGGCCAGTTGGccataacagcagcagcatagctAATAATCCGGAAATGCCGTTACAGCAGCGCGCTGATGCAGTGCGCAAGGAACTGCTGCTGTCCATCGAAAAGTCCAAGCAACTGGCCATACAAGCGGCAGAGCTAACTGCGCGCCTAAAAGCAGgcaatgaatataaatacaatCGCTACGATTCGCTCATACGAATGAGCACAATGAATGAGCCGAACGCAAAGTTTCGGGACGATCGCATGGCGCTCTGGTATAAGGACGCAGTGCTATCCTAA